The following nucleotide sequence is from Populus nigra chromosome 15, ddPopNigr1.1, whole genome shotgun sequence.
taagttggaacaaaaaatttgCGGCAGCAGCAGAACCAGTTTTTTTAGTGCCActtctgagggatttatccaaccttaaagaccagataaaaaaggaatgaatttagcattataaAGACTCCTAATTAGCCTAAGAATCCTGACAATTTTGGCAGCATAAAgaaaggataaagagagcagaaGACGGCTAAAAGAGGgttcaaaaagtattttttattctctgctTTTATCAATTTCCCAGTAACCCTGAACTAAAACTCTTGTCTTCGATTCAAAAGGGATATGCACCATCTCCATTAGCACATGAGGCccaaaattgagtaacaacaCAAGCCATGGGTTCTTAGCTTGACATGAACATAGGGATTGGATAATGAACCATCTAGGTTGGCATAAAACACAACATAACTGACAATAAAAGCTTTTTGTTAGACGTTCATCTTGTAGGAAAAAGTGGTGGCAGAGTTATGGGAAGTTTTGATTGTTTTCAGACATGGCTAGTTGGGGGGAGGATTATCCTAATCGTGGCTGATGGGCTCTTAAACGTGGGGCATGGCTGGGAATGCTCTACATAGTCACTAGGTTCATGGAAACATAGAAAAGACTATCCAACAGTTGTTAGATTGAGGCCATTAAATTCATAGGGAACATTAGGGAGAAACTACcccattatattttaaaaaattaagatgacaaCTTTGCTTTGTAACTCTCATAATACTATCTATACATAGGCTTGAAAGCCTTTGCTATGTAGCATACAAGTTTTTGCATAGCACACATAAGTGTGTTGTGTATTTCCTTTGTTAAGGTAATAATAAAGGTTGAGAATTTTCTTGTATATGTTATgcattattctattttatttcttgtgtTAATTATGTTTGATGATGACAAGTTAACATGTATGAACCTTCTCGAGTGAGCGAAATATGTAGTTATAGGCAAACATGAGAAAAAAGGTGAGTAAATGTTTGGTTTAATGGGACTAGACTACCATATGGGGGTTAGAATTTTAAGTGAAATTTGTATCCCTctgacaattggtatcagagtgCGATTTTTTTGAAGCTTTGTAGCTTGATTGGTTATGCCAGCAAATATGGAAGCAGTTTAGGAAAACTTGTTTAGATTGAAGGTCTGATTGGATTGATCAAATAGGATGAAGATTATTCTATTCTTGATAGACTAAGGGAAGCCATTGAAAATGCTGGAAGGGTTGAGAGTTTGTACATCGACTTGGCATCCAAGACAAGCCATAGATTGGAGTCACTGAGAATAGATTTCCATCTTAAAGATGGCAATAGCAAACACTCATAATAGGGCAAGACATTCTAGGCCTAAAATGCCCAAATCGAAGCCTTTCGATGCGGAGAAAGGTTCTAAAGaacttgaaaattttatatgGGATATGGAGCAATGCTTCAGTGTGGCTAAGATTAGGGTAGTTGACCAAGTTGATATCACAATGATGTATCTCATAGGTGCTGTTAAGTTATGGTGGAGGAAAAGGATAAAAGAGGACTTGAATGCTGAACATTCTAAAATTAAGATTTGGGATcgtttcaagaaaaaattaaaagagaaatttcTATCAAGCAATACATCATGGATTGCAAGGGAGGAAATGAAGAAGCTTAGGCATGAGAAGTCAGTTCAGGAGTATGTTAAAAGCTTCATTTCTTTGATTCTCAACATCAAGAATATGTTTGAAGAAGATAAGCTCTCCAACTTCTTGTTAGGTCTCCAACTTTAGGCACAAGTTGAACTAAGATGATAAAAGGTACAAGATTTATCTTTTGCTATTGTGGTTGCTAATAGTTTGGTTGATTTCAAAGTTGTCATTAGAAAAGGCTACGTGTCAACCtccttcaaatttaaaattacggACAAAgaggaaaacaagaaaaataaaaagtttagtgAGGGTGTTGCATCAATATCCATTGCTAATAAGGGAAAGGTTAAGTCATCAGGTGGACAAGGTAAAAATGCTAAATTTAACTTTGCTTATTTCATTCATAATGGACCACACTTTGCTAGAGAGTGTCTAAAGAAGGAGAAACTCAATGTCATTCTAGTTAAATAGGGTAGTGAGGATGAAGAAATGGTCACATATGTAAATTCAATGCGTGTATTGAATTGTTTAATGGCTTGGTTGAGTAATTCGGTTGTAGAATCTAAGCTTGTTGAGAATGATTTGACACAGATTAATGCATTACAACAAGGAAAGTTAGGTGCTTTAAATGGTTTGATGTGAAACTTAAAGTAAATAACATGGATGTCAATGTGATGCTGGATTTGGGTGCAacacatatatttttgtttgatagATTAGTGGAAAAGTTGGGTTTACAATTGAGTAGTGTCACACCCGGACATTGCGGCGACCTGTTAATAATAAtctacattgaaaaaagaaCATATATCTAACATCTTGTTCTTTGGGGGGGATTTCTAGTtcaaggagtcaccacctatTATTATGGTCACTAAAAACTCTAACTGGTCAACACAGATTCTAATGGTACGAGACTGGTTATGCGAAATGAAAGAtgttatcaccccttaagcgtcctacctaaggcaagctgcattgctggttttgtctaaaattgctaagaatatgctcatatttttctcttttttttttatttttcctatcaTGTTCCTGACTCTGACATCGGTAAACAGTTCATATGAATATTTCTGACTCcagcgttggtaaatattgcaCAAACCCAAAAACTTGCGATATTTCTGACTTTGAAGTCAGTGAATAATTTcacaaaaaattgaattttgaagaagaatttttataagtcattttctttttgtttatcctttattattatttgccctttttagatggaaataataataaaaaaaacattacatatCAAATTTACATTTAACCGCAATGTTCCACAAATTAAGCACATagcagaaaaaatacaaaacgcaaagaaaaatataaaacaaagtgTGAGGGgcccataaataaatcaacaaagatccctaattattttcataattttctgaTATCAAAACAGGGCTTGTTTGGACAAGTATCAAAATAGAAGGGGATAAAATACATGGACAAGGCATAAGggtgtgttttgccaaacacaTCCTTAGTCAAAAGAAGTTTGGGTCGACTGAGCTTGAGGCCCAGATGCGACCCACTCTTACTCTCTAATGTTTTTTGGGCTGGATCTAGCCCAATCATCTAGGCTAGACCCAGCCGGCCTAGCTTGGCCACTGGCCTAAACCAGTGGCCTGACTGGGCAGCATACACGCGTGAACTAACTCACGCGTGCACTGTTTTAAGAagtttgaaaatgcaaaatagGGCAAGAGAATGAAGTCTTATATGGGCGTGTTGTTGGAGACAAAGACGCGAGGTAACGGTCTCTTGGCCGATTGGTGCTTCCCCCTCTATGTTTCTTCCCTTCCTTCGTTTTTctctctctggtttttttttcctttgaattcTGGATCCCCCtctgtttttgggtttttggttCATCTGGCTTTTCCTTCCTCTTGAtactcttattttcttttctttcccctgttctctcctttttttttttgttcctctAGATAGCTCTGTATTTATAGGGAACGTCCCCCATTCTCCCTAGATGAGCATGGCTAGGAGGGAGGTGCTGGTTTTTTATTAGGACTTGGATACTTGAGGTTCGATCCTTATCTCCTCGGGGTAGTAATATTCATGAAGATAAGATTTGCAATTTGTGTTTTGGTTGGGCTGGGATGCCGACATTccataatttcttttccttttttgagaCGGATTTGCAGCGTCAAAGGAAGAAGAATTGTGCATGTTTGAAACGATGCTGTTTTGGATTGGGAATGACCATTTctcaatttgatccttgaagtTTCCAAATTTTACAATCAAGcccttaatcttttaatttcaaattttaacccctttaaaattagattaaaaagcAAATCGATCAAAATTAGGTTATAAGAAATAGTAGTCACACCACTATAAAGGAAGTGAATGCCAAAGCACAGAAGATAATCGACATGGCTTATAGTGTGTTAATTGTCATAGATCGTTAGAAAAGGAAGCATGATTTCTTAGTTGTAAGtttggatgattttgatgtaattcttagcatggatttcttaagAAATGCCAAGGTCAGTCTTATGCCATATCTTGATGGCATTATGACTGTTGACGAGAATTGTCCATGTTTTGTTAAGTATTGTAAAGCTTTGATGGCAAGTGgcaataaaaggaagaagagttTATTCTCGGCTATCATAATTGATAAAgctttgtgaaaaaaaataagtgtttcTTGTGGAAATGCTTAATGGGAAAGTGGATAGGTATGATAAGGTACTTAATGCCATTTCATGTGTTAAAATAGTATATAGATGTAATGCCTCCTTAAGTTACTGAAAAAGCTCTCACCTAGAAGAGTTATTGACCATCAAATTGAGTTGGTGCAAGGATCAAAGCTACTATCTCAACGTCTTACCGAATGTCACCTATTGAATTGGCAGAATTAAGGAAACAATTGGGAGATTTGATTGATGATGGGTTTGTTTGTCCTTCTAAAGCTCTATATGATGCCCCAATTTTGTTCCAAAAGAAGGTAGATGAGAGCCTTTGTATATACGTGGACTATATGGCATTTAACAAAATGACAGTAAAAAACAAGtatctaatttcttttattcaagATTTGATAGATAGATTGTGTAGAGCTTCCGTCTTTACGACCTAAACTTGTGTTATAGATATTGGCAAGTCATAATTGATGAAAGAGATGAGCGTAAGATTAAGTGTGTAATAAGGTATGGTGCATATGAATTTTTGTTCATGCCATTTGGTTTAATGAACGCTCTAACAACTTTTTGTAATATTATGAATGATGTATTGTATGATTATTTGGCCAATTTTGTTATAGCCGACTTAGATGATGTTGGAGAGATCATGTAATTCATCTTTTAAAAGTTCTGAGTAGATTGAGAGAAcataatttatatgtaaaaacaGAGAAATGCAATTTTGCAAGATCTAAAATTATGTTCCTAGGATATTTAGTTGGGGAGGGTCAAGTAAGAATAGGATTTAAGAAAGTTCAAGCCATTATTAAGTAGCCAACACCAAAAAGATGTTCCGTAGTTACGTTTATTTTTTaggacaaacaaaataattatatatggttTATTAAAGGCTAAAGCAAGAAgacaaccttttttttagatttttttgaagaagaaCTAGAAGTGGGAATGGTCAGTTGAATGCTAACGAGTTTTTGAGAAGTAAAAGACAGCAGTGACTTTTCCTCCAGTTTTGGGATTGCTCGATTTTGAGAAGACATTTAAAGTGCACATTGATGCTTTGGATAAGGTTATTATAGGAATGTCGATGCAAGATGGACACCTGTTGCATTCGAGAGTCGGAAACTAAATGATGCCTTACAAAAATGTTTAACACATAAGAAAAGGATGACAACAATGGTGCATTGCTTTGGTATGTAAAGAGTATACTTGTTGGGGCCAAGGTTCATTATGAAGACTGATAATGTGGCTATTACTTTcttcaaaacttaaaagaaattgtCGAAACAGCATGCTCAGTGGCAAGAGTTCTTAGTCAAATATGACTTTGTAAGGGAATTCAAGCTAGAGCAATATAATCATGTTATGGATGCTTTTAAAACTATACCAATCAAATATGCTGGTACAATTTTATCAAGCTACTAAGGATGACATAACGTACAAGAAGCTAGCTGACCCTATTTGAGAAGGGACAGTCTACAGATATTGGCTGAAAATGATCTCCTCTATACAAAaaagggttatttttttatgctaagtAGGAAATTACAAAAGTACATTATATAGGAGATGCATGATTTGTAGTGGGCTAGACATCCAAGAAGGGAAAGAATGTAGGCTATCATATCCTAAACTTACTATTGGCTAAAAATTGACGAGGATGTTAAGCTTTATGGCAAGATATGTTTGGTATGTCAATAGGGCAAGGTactataatagaaaaaaatggatTGCTACTGCCACTGCCTATTCCAAAGAAGCCTTGGATGTCAATGTCGATGAACTTCATTATAAGGTTTCTAAAAATTGATGGCATGAACACCATCATGGTTATCATAGATAGATTCACTAAGTATGCAGTGTTTGTGGATGCCCCTGATAGTGTGTCCAATTGAGGTTGTTGTTGGGCTGTTCTTATCAAAATATGGTGAAGTACTCTAGAGTGCCTTCTGATATTGTTAGTGATCACAATATGTGATTTATAGGTAGGTTTAAGACAATGTTATTAAACATGATGGGGACAGTTAAAGCATTTCACTATCAATCATTCACAAACCAATGGATAGATAGAAAGGagaaatgttttatttaagGAATATTTGAGGCATCACATGACAACAATGCAACAAAATTGGTTGGAATTATTTGATAGTGTTCAATTTTGCTACAATATCCAAAAATCCTCAATAACAAAAACTagtttgtttgagttgattttgggGACACAACCCCAAACTCCTATAGagatttttatgcaaaaatatgATGAGAAGAGTCCAACTATGTATAGGTTTGCTATGGAAAAACAAGAATTGTTTAAACAAGCAAATGATAACTtatgaaatgcaagaaaaaaggaTAATGAATTATGTTGACCAGAAACAAAGACAACTGAAATTAAGTGAGAGCGACAAGGTGTTACTCAAATTAAATCCATAGATTTGGAAGAAAATTATGGAGAAGTCAAAGCATCGAGGGCTGATGACGAGATATGATGGACCTTTCAAAATGATGGAAAAATAGGGATTGTTGCCTATAAATTGAAGCTGCTAGAGCAACTACTGTAACTTTTCATATAAgttatttaaaacttttaataaaGACCAAAAAGGATCCATAATAAAGTAAGTTATAAAGAGCTCCAGCAACAATTCACAAACAGTTTGACAATGGTATTGTCAAGATTCATCATTAACTCAACcaacataaaaagaattaacaaaTTGAGTTTTTAGTAAAATGGGAGAAAAACTTGGAGGTTTTGtgggaaaagaaaatagatttgTGACAATTCAAAGATAAAGTGCAAGAATACCTCATATTTATTCTGATGAGAAAATTGGACTCTTTTGGTGGGGGTAGTTTGTTAGAGGTATGGGCACAAGGGTATGCCAACAAATGAATATTATCTAGAATTTGACAATAAATGACATTATCAGCCTGCGCGAACAACAACGAATCTAGCAGGCAACGTGTAATTGGTCATGCGAACCATGGGTTATTGGCTTGGCATGAACATGGATCTTTGATAATTGACCATCTAGGTTGGCATGAAACACAGCAGAACTGACAATAAGGGCTTGTGGGAGAAAGTGGAAGTAAAGTTGTGGGAAGTTTTGGTGGTTTTCAAACATGGCTAGTTGGTGGGAGAACTGTCCTAATTGTGGGTGATAGGTTGTTAAATGTGAGGCATGGTTAGGAATGCTCTACATAGTCACTAAATTCATGGGAACATGGGAGAGACTGTCCAATAGTTGTTAGATTGAGGCCACTAAGTTCATGGAGAACAAGGAGGAGAAATGATCTAGCAGTTGCTAGATTGAGGCCACTAAattcataggaaaaataagggaaaaattGTCCCACCATGTCTTTTAAAATAAGGACGACAACTTTGCTTTGAAATAAGGGAAAAATTGTCCCACCATGTCTTTTAAAATAAGGACGACAACTTTGCTTTGTAACTTCCATAGTATTGTTTAGAGTATCTCCAATACAAAAAGCTAAATTGAAGagctaaattgataaaatggcttttttaatagtataaatatagccTTTTTTATTATGTGCATTCCAATGGTAAAAAACTACTTAGAAaagtcatttatattttaatatatttcatgttaaatttatttttatataattatataactaatttggatattttatatataatataattatgatgttattaattatataattaatatgagtaatttgtaaaaataatataaaatttaatgaaataatatgaaagttaaaagatataatttaaaattaaacttaaaatttatttatatgaatatttttaattttcagttttatatgttactgttaaaaatttaattttttaaaagtaaattcaaattcaaactttgaaaaaaaccattaatattttaaattttgattttcaatttttttaaaaaaaattcatgctttgaaaaaatgaccgccactattttaaattttaaaatttcaaattttgaaaaaatgaccgccaacattttaaattttacaatttcaaatttCGAAAAAATGACCGCCAACATtctaagatttcaaaatttgaaaaaataatccatctataaatattctcatataccttaacattttttcttatcattccATTGATTTCTCtccaatcaaaaatatatttcattaaaattcatcatgaatcattctaattttaatttttatgatgcttttgattttgatgataacaCTCCTATGTTCGCTTTTCAAGTTGCTGCTGTTGTGGTTGCTGAAGAAGAATCGAATAATCAAGGGCGGAGAACAGGGTATCGTGGCTCTATTCTTGGCCACAATATTGTCAATTGTAATAGAAAGGAAGGTGAGTTAAggttatataatgattattttgctgAAAATCCTAAATTCACTGAAACTCAATTTCGAAGAAGATTTAGGATGAGTCATCTTCTTTCTCTTCGGATCGCAAATGCAATGGAAGCTCATAATCCATATTTCAAACAAAGGACAGATGCTCTTGGTGTTCTTGGTTTATCTTGTCTTCAAAATGTAACTACAGCTCACAGAATACTTGCATATGGTATTCCTGCAGATCTTACTGATGAATATCTTCAAATTGGAGAAAGCACTGTGATAGAAAGTCTTAAAGCTTTCGTCAAAGCAATCGTAGAAGTTTTTGGTGATTGGTATCTAAGGGCACCAAACGAGGCTGATTTTTATCGATTATTATCAATTGGAGAGCAGTGTGGATTTCCATGGATGTTAGGGAGCATTGATTGTATGCATTGAAAATGGAAGAAATGCCCAATTGCATGGCATGGGATGTATACTGGTCATTGTCGTGAACCAACTATAATTCTAGAGGCGGTGGCTTCACAAGATCTTTGGATATGACATGCTTTTTTTGGAATGCCTGgatcattaaatgatattaatgttcTTGATTGGTCACCTATCTTCGCTGCACTTGCTGAAGGTCGTACTGCTCTTatcaattatacaattaatggGCATGAATATACAATGGGATACTATTTAGCAGATGTGATTTATTCTAATTGGTCAACTTTTGTTAAGACAATCCCAAAGCCATTAGgagcaaagagaaaatattttgcaagtaaGCAAGAGTCTGCAAGAAAGGATGTAGAGCGGGCATTTGGGGTGCTCCAATCTCGTTTTGCAATTGTACGTGGACCTGTTCGATATTGGGATGAAGAAACGCTTGCAAATATTATGAAAGCTTGCATAATAATGCATAATATGATTATTGAGGATGAAAGAGCAATGAACCTTGGATTTGACCATGAACGTGAAGTCAATTCCTTTATATCAGTGTCACATGGTGAAATACTAGAActacatgattttcttcaaactcATAATCAAATCAGGGATAGAGCAACTAGTTCTCAACTATAAGAAGATTTGGTTGAACATTTATGGGAACAACATGGTAACGAGTAGAATCATTAGCTTTAAACTTCTTAtatcatcataattttcaagttttttatgttttttttcattatttttgttatcttttaagttaattaattctaCTTATTGTTGTTAAGTGTTAGaagaacttcaaaaaaatattatgaattgataccacttttataacaatatatttaaaataaccaataaatttctaaatatttaattaaaaatacattacattaaacaata
It contains:
- the LOC133674632 gene encoding uncharacterized protein LOC133674632 produces the protein MAIANTHNRARHSRPKMPKSKPFDAEKGSKELENFIWDMEQCFSVAKIRVVDQVDITMMYLIGAVKLWWRKRIKEDLNAEHSKIKIWDRFKKKLKEKFLSSNTSWIAREEMKKLRHEKSVQEYVKSFISLILNIKNMFEEDKLSNFLLVAAVVVAEEESNNQGRRTGYRGSILGHNIVNCNRKEGELRLYNDYFAENPKFTETQFRRRFRMSHLLSLRIANAMEAHNPYFKQRTDALGVLGLSCLQNVTTAHRILAYGIPADLTDEYLQIGESTVIESLKAFVKAIVEVFGDWYLRAPNEADFYRLLSIGEQCGFPAEGRTALINYTINGHEYTMGYYLADVIYSNWSTFVKTIPKPLGAKRKYFASKQESARKDVERAFGVLQSRFAIVRGPVRYWDEETLANIMKACIIMHNMIIEDERAMNLGFDHEREVNSFISVSHGEILELHDFLQTHNQIRDRATSSQL